A segment of the Nilaparvata lugens isolate BPH chromosome X, ASM1435652v1, whole genome shotgun sequence genome:
TATTAGTTAGTTGAAACGTGACAGTGACAGTTCATCCAGTCATTTGTGATAAGTTACTATGGGTTTTCATTTATAGAAACGTTTTGCCTTGTTTATTCTAGACAATCCTTGTTAGTGAATAAtactttttctattctattcctattGACTTCGAATCACGtgaaatgttataaaaatgttgaagtgCATGCGaccaaattatttatcataaaaaatggACGAAACGCCGAAGCCTCATCAAAGTCGCCGACGCTTTAGACACAAAAGTGGACGCAGATTGAAACTTAGCGCGAAACCGCTTAAACGAAGAGGAACAGCGTTAATTCAATACTGGGCTTCCAAAAGGTAAGCTAATATTTGATACACATCCATAATTTCCTTCATCAAGAACCATAACAATCAATATATCTCCATTTGTAATTTGAGTAATAAAGCTTCAATTCTCAATCGAATATACAATTATACATGTCAACGTTTTTAGAAATATTGAACAGTTTCACGATTCTATGCTATGAAAGCTCAGGGAACTTGGAAAACACCCATTCAAAAAATGTCAATTGTCAATTACGAATAGTGTAATCGGCAGACCTATCTTACACTAATTTTACTGcattttccataatatattttcactattttttgaaTGGGAAATTCGTCATTGCCACCTATGAATAGTCCTATTGATcttgttttttttgtaattccaGGGGCAGAGGCAGAAGTGAAGCTCAGACCGAAGAGTATAATGACTCCGAAAATTCTACGATAAATACGTAAGTTACCAAATTATTTTTCTGATGTAGATATTCTGTTTCACGTATTTGTTATCAATGTCCAACTATCATAGATTGAAGAAAGCTCGGGTGTATTCAggatttacaaataatattaaatgttttaaaaatagatTCTTTTTTGCAAATCATAACTGTTATGTTCAATGGACTTTGGTGGTACAGTTTTCTTAGATCcactattattgaataattatatgtttTCATTTCCATTCCGGAACACAGTACTTTCAAGtatggaatactgtaataaGCATTTATGACCGTGAATAACAGTGTCTTTATCTTCTTATTTCCAGGGCCTCTGACGCAGATTTCGTCGCTGAAGAAAGCAATGTCTGTGACACTTGTCCAGAAAACAAAGACGTTTACGACACTCATACAGAAATAATGTAAGTAGAAAtcactgtattttttatttgagatttgttagaaaaatataatttctattttccaGTAAAACTGTGAAAGTTTCAGGGATTTctttctaaatattttttgaaatgaaaaataagaagatttcctttaataaaaaaaatcaagttcgCAAAAACACGCATAAGAGAAAGTGATAGGTCATCAGAAATAAATCATTGGATAGGtcatcattggaaaataaatcctcacaatgataaattgatagaaagCAACTACTTCCAATCTGGTGTGCCATAaacgttattttttattgaatgaaggGTGAATTCCTGCAATAGATATTCCATTCTAGAGCTTGTTAGACGACCTATATGTTTTATTcaccaataatttattgacaattagttttttcttgtttttcagtgcagaagaaagaaaaagaacagAAAGCAGCATCACCAAATTAGAAGGTAGACGAATAGTGGACATCAATTCGTTTATTGTGCAAATTCAACAAATCGATGACCACTTACCATTTCATTGCGGTTTTAAAGATATGGTAGTAGTGAAAGAACGAAGAATAGGATTAAATTCGTGTATAACATTGAAGTGTAAAATGTGCAATGAAAAGAAATCACTGTGGACAAATTTTTCAAACGAAAACACCATGGATGTGAATACATCAGCAGTTTCCGGTACAATCAGCACAGGAGGAGGACATGCACAGCTGGAAGAGGTTATGTCATCCCTAGACATTCCCTGCATGACCTACCACACCTTTAGGAAGTATCATGACCGAGTAGCTGAAGCCTGGAAGGAAACCGCCGCAAAATCAATGGAGATggcagcagaagaagaaaagcgGGAAGCGATCAAAAGGGGAGACGTTGATAGTGATGGAGTACCTTTATTGACTGTTGTTGCGGATGGCTGTTGGGCGAAGCGCTCCTATCGTACCAAATATAATTCCCTCTCTGGTGTGGTAAGTctacttattatttattattatttatccagcaattgcaataaaacaaataaattacaGATATCCTAAATGAGAACATTCAATTTTACAAAACAAGTTAAATATTGCAAAGTACACAGTTCAATTCAATAAAGCATTCATAGacgaaatattcaataatactcAATTACATAGCGACTtcatagagaaattgtgataaTACATTTACAGTCTTTATTTATcttattagaataaaaacgtaGAAAGTTTCGTGAGGCCTGCATTCCATCAAACATCAATTAGCAGGTTATTACCTATTCATGCATGAATAACAATGGCATTGGTAACGGTTTCGAGATTCCATTGAAGGGTTGATGACCTTTGTAGGGTCAATGTTATTTGGTGCAATAGTTGTCATGAAAGCTGATCGTATTTCGGTACATTTTTCGTTTTCCATAGTCTCTAGATTGGTATCAGAAGTTTTATACTATGTGTTACTGATAAAAAAAAATGCGACTGGGAAATTCAAAGCTGAATCTCCTGCCTGCAgtacaaaaatttcaaattcaaagtaaCTTTCTTCAAAACTCAAAGCTCAGACGTTTTAGACTCATAGTTTGGCTGTAAGTACAGACTACTGCCCGTTTTCTAAAGCGAATAATAAATGACTAATATCATTAGTCgctttgaaattattgatagttttaatttgaaatttgtaaattatgatCCCACTccagaacacaattttcaagaatcaagaaGTTACTAAAATAGGttgagaattttcattattctatcacaagcataatatttgataatttattacagGCTGCTATTGTTGGATACCACACCAAGAAAGTATTATACGTTGGAGTGAAGAACAAATACTGTACGCTTTGTGTACGGGCTGAACGATCGGGTAAGCAGGCAAAAGAGCATGTATGTTTCAAGAATTGGGGAACACATCAAAGTTCTACAAGTATGGAGGCTGCACTTATTGCTGAGGGATTTTCATTGAGTGAAGAAATGTATGGGGTACGATACAATCGGCTTATTGCTGACGGTGATAGTAGTGTCTATAAAACGTTGCTTGATCGGAGGCCCTATAAGAATACTACTATACTTAAAATTGAGTGTAGAAACCATCTTTTACGAAACTACTGCAATAAAATTAGAGAGATTGCTCTGACAAGCGATAAAGGACATAGCCCTATTACGTTACGCAAGAAGATAGGTGACAGGCTACTAAGACTAAGATACGGAGTTACAAGAGCAGTGATATACCATCAGAAAAATCCTAACAAAATTGAAAGGATCGAAATGTTGAAAGAGGACATTTTGAATGGACCGAATCACGTTTTTGGGGACCATGGAAactgcaaaaattatttttgcagTGGTACAGACCTACGCAACTTACCAAATTTAGTGCCTAGTCTAGAAGCAGTTGGGCTTTTTCAGCGAGTCAAAAATGCTGCTCGTTTTTTGAGTCTACAAGCCTCTAGTTTACTTGAAGATGTCGACAGCAACTACGTGGAGCACTACAACCACGCAGTTGCTAAATTTGTCGGTGGAAAGAGAATAAATTTCACATCTCGCGGAAGCTACCAGGCAAGGTGTGAGGGAGCTGTTGTTCAGCACAATACGGGAATGGCCCTGTACAACTTGCATAAAACTATGTGCAATTCTTCAAGTCCTGGAAGATTCTATAAGTCAGTCCAGGTTAAACGTAGAAAAAAGATAGAACAggacagaagaaggagaaatataTCATCAAGAAAATCACTTTTCTCTACAGCCATCCAAAAAACAACAGTTGACCATGATTACGGACCGAATGCTCAACGCCCTGACATCAGTGAAAAAGAACTTGTCATTGAGAAAAATAGGTTTTTAGCCTCACTGGTGTTATCAGAAGAGAGCCGTCACCAGTTGGAAAGGAGGACTGTCCTGCAGCATCACTCCGCTGAATGGCTTGAAGAGAGACAGAAAAGGATTACTGCATCAAATTTTGGACGAATAAGCAAGAGAAGGCCAAATACCGGATGTGAAAATGTAGTTCGCGAACTATTGTATGGGGGCGGTAAAAATTGTTCAGCAATGGAGTATGGGAGGATGAACGAGGAGGCTGCTCTAAAAAAAGTTAGTGAGATAGCTggacaaaaaattttgaaatgtggGCTATTCATTGATGCCGATTTTCCATTTCTGGC
Coding sequences within it:
- the LOC111045046 gene encoding uncharacterized protein LOC111045046, whose translation is MVVVKERRIGLNSCITLKCKMCNEKKSLWTNFSNENTMDVNTSAVSGTISTGGGHAQLEEVMSSLDIPCMTYHTFRKYHDRVAEAWKETAAKSMEMAAEEEKREAIKRGDVDSDGVPLLTVVADGCWAKRSYRTKYNSLSGVAAIVGYHTKKVLYVGVKNKYCTLCVRAERSGKQAKEHVCFKNWGTHQSSTSMEAALIAEGFSLSEEMYGVRYNRLIADGDSSVYKTLLDRRPYKNTTILKIECRNHLLRNYCNKIREIALTSDKGHSPITLRKKIGDRLLRLRYGVTRAVIYHQKNPNKIERIEMLKEDILNGPNHVFGDHGNCKNYFCSGTDLRNLPNLVPSLEAVGLFQRVKNAARFLSLQASSLLEDVDSNYVEHYNHAVAKFVGGKRINFTSRGSYQARCEGAVVQHNTGMALYNLHKTMCNSSSPGRFYKSVQVKRRKKIEQDRRRRNISSRKSLFSTAIQKTTVDHDYGPNAQRPDISEKELVIEKNRFLASLVLSEESRHQLERRTVLQHHSAEWLEERQKRITASNFGRISKRRPNTGCENVVRELLYGGGKNCSAMEYGRMNEEAALKKVSEIAGQKILKCGLFIDADFPFLAASPDGLLEDGHGIVEVKCPQTIKDLLPREAAKLKILKFCKIEDTDIELNTNHNYYYQIQGQLHITKRQYCLFCIWSPKGTEVVTVYKDEQFWSSKILEQVKKFYMDCVLPELVDPRHTRSMPIRNPDWIIEAQEARKKK